The Vespa velutina chromosome 2, iVesVel2.1, whole genome shotgun sequence sequence TGATGACTGGAAATGTACTTGGAATCTTAGGtgctattctctttctccttgtaCCAACATTAAATTCTGTTGAATTGTTACTTATAGGCAGAATATTTGTTGGTaaggataatttttatacgatatcTAAAAGTACTTAATAATagtctataaaatatatatatatatatatatatttttttacattaggTCTGTCAGGAGGATTAGCTACTAGTTTATTACCTATGTATATGACAGAAATAGCACCTCTTAAATTAAGAGGTGCTGTTGGAGTACTATGTCAATTAGGCATCACATGTGGTGTGTTTCTTGGACAAATTGCAGGGCTTGATACAATGTTAGGTACTGAAGAAAGTTGGCATATCATGTTAGCAGGATTTTCACTTTTATGTGCAATTGCGCTACTTCTTACCTTTGCACTGCCAGAAAGtccaaaatatttatacataattaagGAACAACAGAGTAAAGCTCTTAAAGGTCAGTAATttagttaataacaataatgagataagaaaaaacaattataaattaataatataaaattatatttcagaGTTAAGTCGTCTACGTAATATGGATATTATGTTATTACAAAACGAAGTTGCTGGTTTACAACACGAATTCGTGGCCAAATCCTCGGCAGATAATTGGACGATAGGTCGTATATTAAAAGAGCGCAGTGTTAGATTACCTTTACTCCTAGTATGTTCTCTTCAATTTGGCCAACAATTAACTGGTATAAGTGCAGTATTTTACTATTCGAGTTCGATATTTAAAGATGCAGGATTAGGAACTACTGGATCACAATATGCTACTCTTGGAACTGGCTTCGCTAATATTGCTATGGCTGTGATATCTGTTCCTGTTATGTCATTATTTCATAGACGAATTGTGTTATTAAGTAGTTGTTATTTGTCTATCGGATGTCTCATTGTTTTATGTACTTCCATAGCTTTAATCGTAAGTTTATCTTATAAAACTATTTATACTTCctaagtgaaaaaaaaaaaatggatttttattattcgcttGATTGTTACAGCATACAGTTTCATTTATGCCATGGGTATGCATAATGGCAGTAATGTTTTATGTCATCGTTTATGGTATTGGCCTTGGtccaattcctttttttattggGTCAGAATTGTTTGATGTTGGACCCAGACCTGTTGCAATGTCTCTTGGAAGTGTTTGTAATTGGGGTGGTAATTTTATTGTTGGAATGTTATTTCCAACGATGCAAGAATTACTCGGCCCTTACACCTTTCTTATCTTTACAGGATGTATTTTACTTCTAGCACAATTTGTTGGgtacattgataaaaaaaattttgttttttacaatattatcattttaacataagtaaatatttaactCGTAGTtacatataacattaattaaatttgtttgattgcttttagattttatttgcCAGAAACACAAGGTAGAAGTACTATGGAAGTTGCAGCATCCATTACGCAAGGATTGAAATCAAGGCCAAATGCAAAGTCCGCTTAGATAgtaaatttctaaaatatttgaacgtgatgattaataaaaaaaagacgatCTATGTTATAAATGGTTTACTCCATAATCGATAACGTTACGGATAAAGTAAAGTGTTATAAAAAGCAATCATGAAGGCAGTGgaatcataatttatttgcgtgttatatcatttgttttatatacgaattgtttaatttttaacggaaaaaattaacttattttaattgtatatatttacatgaacA is a genomic window containing:
- the LOC124946810 gene encoding solute carrier family 2, facilitated glucose transporter member 1-like isoform X2 → MLPESDVSALCIDVSKTTPVSGELKKTKEENEIDPESGKWTPLLVLAGATSCLGSTLPAGYSLGVLNNPAEIIQNFCNQSIIERYDIQLTHNEMMILWATIVSIFLIGGVTGSLVASWLADRFGRKGALMTGNVLGILGAILFLLVPTLNSVELLLIGRIFVGLSGGLATSLLPMYMTEIAPLKLRGAVGVLCQLGITCGVFLGQIAGLDTMLGTEESWHIMLAGFSLLCAIALLLTFALPESPKYLYIIKEQQSKALKELSRLRNMDIMLLQNEVAGLQHEFVAKSSADNWTIGRILKERSVRLPLLLVCSLQFGQQLTGISAVFYYSSSIFKDAGLGTTGSQYATLGTGFANIAMAVISVPVMSLFHRRIVLLSSCYLSIGCLIVLCTSIALIHTVSFMPWVCIMAVMFYVIVYGIGLGPIPFFIGSELFDVGPRPVAMSLGSVCNWGGNFIVGMLFPTMQELLGPYTFLIFTGCILLLAQFVGFYLPETQGRSTMEVAASITQGLKSRPNAKSA
- the LOC124946810 gene encoding solute carrier family 2, facilitated glucose transporter member 1-like isoform X1, which gives rise to MTEENQESDVSALCIDVSKTTPVSGELKKTKEENEIDPESGKWTPLLVLAGATSCLGSTLPAGYSLGVLNNPAEIIQNFCNQSIIERYDIQLTHNEMMILWATIVSIFLIGGVTGSLVASWLADRFGRKGALMTGNVLGILGAILFLLVPTLNSVELLLIGRIFVGLSGGLATSLLPMYMTEIAPLKLRGAVGVLCQLGITCGVFLGQIAGLDTMLGTEESWHIMLAGFSLLCAIALLLTFALPESPKYLYIIKEQQSKALKELSRLRNMDIMLLQNEVAGLQHEFVAKSSADNWTIGRILKERSVRLPLLLVCSLQFGQQLTGISAVFYYSSSIFKDAGLGTTGSQYATLGTGFANIAMAVISVPVMSLFHRRIVLLSSCYLSIGCLIVLCTSIALIHTVSFMPWVCIMAVMFYVIVYGIGLGPIPFFIGSELFDVGPRPVAMSLGSVCNWGGNFIVGMLFPTMQELLGPYTFLIFTGCILLLAQFVGFYLPETQGRSTMEVAASITQGLKSRPNAKSA
- the LOC124946810 gene encoding solute carrier family 2, facilitated glucose transporter member 5-like isoform X3, encoding MMILWATIVSIFLIGGVTGSLVASWLADRFGRKGALMTGNVLGILGAILFLLVPTLNSVELLLIGRIFVGLSGGLATSLLPMYMTEIAPLKLRGAVGVLCQLGITCGVFLGQIAGLDTMLGTEESWHIMLAGFSLLCAIALLLTFALPESPKYLYIIKEQQSKALKELSRLRNMDIMLLQNEVAGLQHEFVAKSSADNWTIGRILKERSVRLPLLLVCSLQFGQQLTGISAVFYYSSSIFKDAGLGTTGSQYATLGTGFANIAMAVISVPVMSLFHRRIVLLSSCYLSIGCLIVLCTSIALIHTVSFMPWVCIMAVMFYVIVYGIGLGPIPFFIGSELFDVGPRPVAMSLGSVCNWGGNFIVGMLFPTMQELLGPYTFLIFTGCILLLAQFVGFYLPETQGRSTMEVAASITQGLKSRPNAKSA